The following coding sequences lie in one Streptomyces sp. NBC_00510 genomic window:
- a CDS encoding cytosine permease: MADTPTPAPPSLTEVETYGVERIPDADRTARPLDLFRVAFGGANTFSTCVLGAFPILFGLSFWQGLAATLLGVVAGALILAPMAVFGPVNGTNNAVASSAHLGVHGRIVGSFLSLLTAVAFFSISVWSSGDALVGGAHRLLGLPRTTLSYCVAYALFAGLVLVVCVYGFRFMLFVNKIAVAAATVLFLVGAFAFAGDFDPSYAGVFTDGASPDTQALFWPSFVGAALIVLSNPVSFGAFLGDWSRYIPADTPRRRVVGAAFLSQIATLLPFLFGLATASIIAAKAPKYVDPAAPDFVGGLLAISPGWYFLPVCLLALIGGMSTGTTSLYGTGLDFSSVFPRLSRVQATLLVGVVSISFIFIGRFGLDLVQSISTFATIIITCTTPWMVVMMLGFLTRRGWYDPDALQVFNRRQRGGRYWFAHGWNWRGMTAWWVSAALGVVFTNIPGQFVGPLGDLAGGVDISLPLSLVTAAVLYLGLLATFPEPRGAYGPEGARLVRTADTPVPPITGPGADDADRAALAGAEA, translated from the coding sequence TTGGCCGACACCCCCACCCCCGCGCCGCCCTCGCTCACCGAGGTCGAGACGTACGGCGTCGAGCGCATCCCCGACGCCGACCGCACCGCCCGCCCCCTGGACCTGTTCAGGGTCGCGTTCGGCGGGGCCAACACCTTCTCCACCTGCGTGCTGGGCGCCTTCCCGATCCTGTTCGGGCTCTCCTTCTGGCAGGGCCTGGCCGCGACGCTGCTCGGCGTGGTCGCCGGCGCCCTGATCCTCGCGCCGATGGCCGTGTTCGGCCCGGTCAACGGCACCAACAACGCCGTCGCCTCCTCCGCGCACCTGGGCGTGCACGGCCGGATCGTGGGCTCGTTCCTGTCGCTGCTCACCGCGGTCGCTTTCTTCTCCATCTCCGTGTGGAGCTCCGGCGACGCCCTCGTCGGCGGCGCGCACCGTCTGCTGGGTCTGCCGCGCACCACGCTGTCGTACTGCGTCGCCTACGCGCTCTTCGCGGGTCTGGTGCTGGTCGTGTGCGTGTACGGCTTCCGCTTCATGCTCTTCGTCAACAAGATCGCCGTCGCCGCCGCGACCGTGCTCTTCCTGGTCGGCGCCTTCGCCTTCGCGGGCGACTTCGACCCCTCGTACGCGGGTGTCTTCACCGACGGCGCCTCCCCCGACACCCAGGCCCTGTTCTGGCCGTCCTTCGTCGGCGCCGCGCTGATCGTGCTGTCGAACCCGGTGTCCTTCGGCGCGTTCCTCGGCGACTGGTCGCGCTACATCCCGGCGGACACCCCGCGCCGCCGCGTGGTCGGGGCCGCCTTCCTCTCCCAGATCGCGACGCTGCTGCCGTTCCTCTTCGGCCTGGCCACGGCCAGCATCATCGCCGCGAAGGCCCCGAAGTACGTCGATCCGGCCGCCCCGGACTTCGTCGGCGGCCTGCTGGCGATCTCGCCGGGCTGGTACTTCCTGCCGGTCTGCCTGCTGGCCCTGATCGGCGGCATGTCCACCGGCACGACCTCGCTCTACGGCACCGGCCTGGACTTCTCCAGCGTCTTCCCGCGGCTGTCCCGGGTGCAGGCGACGCTGCTGGTCGGCGTGGTGTCGATCTCGTTCATCTTCATCGGCCGGTTCGGCCTGGACCTGGTGCAGAGCATCTCGACCTTCGCCACGATCATCATCACCTGCACCACCCCGTGGATGGTGGTGATGATGCTGGGCTTCCTCACCCGCCGCGGCTGGTACGACCCCGATGCGCTGCAGGTCTTCAACCGCCGCCAGCGCGGCGGCCGGTACTGGTTCGCCCACGGCTGGAACTGGCGCGGCATGACCGCGTGGTGGGTCTCCGCCGCGCTCGGCGTCGTCTTCACCAACATCCCCGGCCAGTTCGTCGGCCCGCTGGGCGACCTCGCGGGCGGCGTCGACATCAGCCTGCCGCTCTCCCTGGTCACCGCCGCGGTGCTCTACCTCGGCCTGCTGGCGACGTTCCCCGAGCCGCGCGGCGCGTACGGGCCCGAGGGCGCCCGGCTGGTCCGCACCGCCGACACCCCCGTGCCGCCGATCACCGGGCCCGGTGCGGACGACGCGGACCGGGCCGCCCTCGCCGGAGCGGAGGCATGA
- a CDS encoding cyclase family protein has translation MSVAAGGPGWVDLSVPVVTGMPVYPGDPEVEVAPALRAAEDGVNVLRLHLGSQSGTHVDAPFHVDDAWPALDELPLDRFAGPAVAADVRGLAPRAAITPGALAPALAAARPGSVLLLATGWSAHWGTDRYAAHPWLTPEAARAVVDAGIRTVAVDALSVDPTPDPGDPDPDYSLPAHRVLCGAGGVIAENLTNLAPVLAALAEGRAVDVALFPLRLPAADGAPVRAVARVHG, from the coding sequence ATGAGCGTGGCCGCCGGTGGCCCGGGGTGGGTGGACCTGTCCGTGCCCGTGGTGACCGGCATGCCGGTGTACCCCGGCGACCCCGAGGTCGAGGTCGCTCCCGCCCTCCGGGCCGCCGAGGACGGGGTGAACGTGCTGCGGCTGCACCTGGGCTCCCAGTCCGGCACGCACGTCGACGCCCCCTTCCACGTGGACGACGCCTGGCCCGCCCTGGACGAGCTGCCGCTGGACCGCTTCGCGGGACCGGCCGTCGCCGCCGACGTGCGGGGTCTCGCCCCGCGGGCGGCCATCACGCCCGGGGCGCTGGCCCCCGCGCTGGCGGCGGCCCGCCCGGGCTCGGTGCTGCTGCTGGCCACCGGCTGGTCCGCCCACTGGGGCACCGACCGCTACGCGGCCCACCCCTGGCTCACCCCGGAGGCGGCGCGGGCGGTGGTGGACGCCGGGATCCGCACGGTGGCCGTCGACGCCCTCAGCGTCGACCCGACGCCCGATCCAGGCGACCCGGACCCGGATTACTCCCTCCCCGCCCACCGCGTGCTGTGCGGGGCGGGCGGCGTCATCGCGGAGAACCTCACCAACCTGGCTCCGGTCCTGGCCGCCCTGGCCGAGGGCCGCGCGGTCGACGTCGCCCTCTTCCCCCTCCGGCTCCCCGCCGCGGACGGCGCCCCGGTCCGCGCCGTCGCCCGCGTCCACGGCTGA
- a CDS encoding Ig-like domain repeat protein, giving the protein MRTRHLAGGTALSVLLATASLLGVTATPAAADSATAVATAEDTANVTEAATTLTVNAPATTLPGAEITVTGTLGSTEPFTAGTQVTVTRTDATDTTGTLLGNATVAEDGTFQIKDTPAAQGDNTYTVTYAGDATHAAATAAATVNVTVAATTLSVNAPTSALPGAVVTVTGTLGSTESFAAGTQVTVTRTDSRSTTGTPLANATVAGDGTFQIKDTPAAQGDNTYTVTYAGDATHAAATAKDTVNVTRAATTLTVNAPTSAKRATKITVSGKLTAAAPFPAGTKVTVTRTDLTTPKGKSLGTKTVASGGTFSFTDTPYTGGTVTYSAHYAGDATHVAALGKDSVAVSRAATSVSVKTNHSTYSYGSTATVTGHLGKTGKSRVLSIYAKASDGTKKLVKTGKVNSSGDFKVTYKVTRNTTFWASFGGDFSYAPKSVSRSIGTQVKVSTSVSRHYKTGKIGSTTYYWFHKNTDPLLTTSMTYHAGRSQRFELQVYYQGRWYSAGTEYFQLGTDGKCRVQLGAPGEAGIRARMRSSYIKGSSGDSLNATTYGSWKYLYFTK; this is encoded by the coding sequence TTGCGCACCCGCCACCTCGCGGGCGGGACGGCTCTGTCCGTCCTGCTCGCCACCGCGTCCCTGCTCGGGGTCACGGCAACGCCGGCCGCGGCCGACAGCGCCACCGCCGTCGCGACCGCCGAGGACACCGCCAACGTCACCGAGGCCGCGACCACCCTCACCGTCAACGCCCCTGCCACGACGCTGCCCGGCGCCGAGATCACGGTCACCGGCACCCTCGGCTCGACCGAACCCTTCACGGCCGGCACCCAGGTCACCGTCACCCGCACGGACGCCACCGACACGACCGGGACCCTGCTCGGCAACGCGACCGTCGCCGAGGACGGCACCTTCCAGATCAAGGACACCCCGGCCGCCCAGGGCGACAACACCTACACGGTCACCTACGCGGGCGACGCCACCCACGCAGCCGCCACCGCCGCGGCCACCGTCAACGTCACCGTGGCCGCGACCACGCTCAGCGTGAACGCCCCCACCTCGGCGCTGCCCGGCGCCGTGGTCACGGTCACCGGCACCCTCGGCTCGACCGAATCGTTCGCGGCCGGCACCCAGGTCACCGTCACCCGTACCGACAGCCGCAGCACGACCGGCACCCCGCTGGCCAACGCGACCGTCGCGGGCGACGGCACCTTCCAGATCAAGGACACCCCGGCCGCCCAGGGCGACAACACCTACACGGTCACCTACGCGGGCGACGCCACGCACGCAGCCGCCACGGCCAAGGACACCGTCAACGTCACGCGGGCGGCGACCACCCTCACCGTGAACGCCCCCACGTCGGCCAAGCGGGCCACGAAGATCACGGTCAGCGGCAAGCTCACGGCCGCCGCGCCCTTCCCGGCCGGTACCAAGGTCACGGTGACCCGGACCGACCTCACCACCCCGAAGGGCAAGTCGCTCGGCACCAAGACGGTCGCGTCGGGCGGCACGTTCAGCTTCACGGACACCCCGTACACCGGCGGCACCGTCACCTACTCCGCGCACTACGCGGGCGACGCCACGCACGTCGCCGCCCTGGGCAAGGACAGCGTCGCGGTCTCCCGAGCGGCCACCTCGGTCAGCGTCAAGACCAACCACTCGACCTACTCCTACGGTTCGACCGCCACCGTCACCGGTCACCTCGGCAAGACCGGCAAGAGCCGTGTGCTGTCGATCTACGCCAAGGCGTCGGACGGCACGAAGAAGCTGGTGAAGACCGGCAAGGTCAACTCCTCCGGCGACTTCAAGGTCACCTACAAGGTCACCCGGAACACCACGTTCTGGGCTTCGTTCGGCGGTGACTTCTCCTACGCGCCGAAGTCGGTGTCCCGTTCGATCGGCACGCAGGTCAAGGTCTCCACGTCCGTCTCCCGGCACTACAAGACGGGGAAGATCGGCTCGACCACGTACTACTGGTTCCACAAGAACACCGACCCGCTGCTCACGACGTCGATGACCTACCACGCGGGCCGCTCGCAGCGGTTCGAGCTGCAGGTCTACTACCAGGGCCGCTGGTACTCCGCGGGCACCGAGTACTTCCAGCTGGGGACCGACGGCAAGTGCCGCGTGCAGCTGGGGGCCCCGGGCGAGGCCGGGATCCGGGCCCGCATGCGCTCCTCGTACATCAAGGGCAGCTCGGGCGACAGCCTGAACGCCACCACCTACGGCTCGTGGAAGTACCTGTACTTCACCAAGTGA
- a CDS encoding putative Ig domain-containing protein, with translation MHPSAHRPAQPLRRLRRTLTAALPALALAVTGLLAAGPAAQAAAPHTPTARDTQNARALQSPAAQTVHPTGTAGAAVPTKHLCGAPAAGDFGCLAQRRTDIAMKRDDTLSPQATPSGLGPANLHSAYNLPATGGSGLTVAVVDAYDDPNAATDLATYRSQYGLSACTVASGCFRKVSQTGSTTSLPTPDSGWAGEIALDLDMVSAACPSCNILLVEADSASMEDLGAAVNEAVALGAKFVSNSYGGDEESADPSYDSAYFNHPGVAITVSAGDSGYGAEYPAASRYVTAVGGTSLTTASTTRGWSEKVWGTSAGGDGTGSGCSAYDAKPSWQTDTGCAKRTVADVSAVADPATGVAVYDTYGGSGWAVYGGTSASAPLIAGVYALAGAPASGTNPASYPYAHTANLYDVTSGANGGCSGSYLCTGKAGYDGPTGLGTPNGVTAFKNGTGSGNTVTVTGPGSQTATVGTAKSLQISATDSAGAALTYSASGLPTGLGINASTGLISGTPTAAGTYQTTVTATDGTGASGSASFGWTVSPAGGGTCTTAQLLGNPDFESGSTSWTSSSGVITSDSGEAAHGGTYKAWLDGYGSTHTDTLSQTVSVPSGCRATLTFWLHVDTAETTTTTAYDKLTLTAGSTTLATWSNLDKGTGYTQKTFDLSSFAGSSVTLKFTGSEDSSLQTGFVVDDTALTAA, from the coding sequence GTGCACCCCTCTGCACACCGACCCGCACAGCCGCTGAGGCGACTGAGAAGGACACTGACCGCGGCCCTGCCCGCGCTCGCCCTGGCCGTCACCGGCCTGCTCGCCGCGGGACCGGCCGCCCAGGCCGCCGCCCCCCACACCCCCACCGCCCGGGACACGCAGAACGCCCGGGCCCTGCAGTCCCCCGCGGCCCAGACCGTGCACCCCACCGGCACGGCGGGCGCCGCCGTACCGACCAAGCACCTGTGCGGCGCACCGGCCGCAGGCGACTTCGGCTGCCTCGCGCAGCGCCGCACCGACATCGCGATGAAGCGCGACGACACGCTCTCGCCCCAGGCCACCCCGTCCGGTCTGGGCCCGGCCAACCTGCACAGCGCCTACAACCTGCCCGCCACCGGCGGCTCCGGCCTGACCGTGGCCGTCGTCGACGCCTACGACGACCCCAACGCCGCCACCGACCTGGCCACCTACCGCTCCCAGTACGGTCTTTCGGCCTGCACCGTCGCGAGCGGCTGCTTCCGCAAGGTGAGCCAGACCGGCAGCACCACCAGCCTCCCCACGCCGGACAGCGGCTGGGCCGGGGAGATCGCCCTCGACCTCGACATGGTCAGCGCCGCCTGCCCGAGCTGCAACATCCTGCTGGTCGAGGCGGACTCCGCGAGCATGGAGGACCTCGGCGCGGCCGTGAACGAGGCCGTGGCGCTCGGCGCGAAGTTCGTCTCCAACAGCTACGGCGGCGACGAGGAGTCCGCCGACCCGTCGTACGACAGCGCCTACTTCAACCACCCCGGCGTCGCCATCACCGTCTCCGCGGGCGACTCCGGCTACGGCGCCGAGTACCCCGCCGCCTCCCGCTACGTGACCGCCGTCGGCGGCACCTCCCTGACCACCGCGTCCACCACCCGCGGCTGGTCCGAGAAGGTCTGGGGCACCAGCGCGGGCGGCGACGGCACCGGCTCCGGCTGCTCCGCGTACGACGCCAAGCCCAGCTGGCAGACCGACACCGGCTGCGCCAAGCGCACCGTCGCCGACGTCTCCGCCGTCGCCGACCCGGCCACCGGTGTGGCCGTCTACGACACCTACGGCGGCTCCGGCTGGGCGGTCTACGGCGGCACCAGCGCCTCCGCGCCGCTCATCGCGGGTGTGTACGCCCTGGCCGGCGCCCCGGCCTCCGGCACCAACCCGGCGTCGTACCCCTACGCCCACACCGCCAACCTCTACGACGTGACCAGCGGCGCCAACGGCGGCTGCTCCGGCTCGTACCTGTGCACCGGCAAGGCCGGCTACGACGGCCCGACCGGCCTCGGCACCCCGAACGGCGTGACCGCCTTCAAGAACGGCACCGGCAGCGGCAACACGGTCACCGTCACCGGCCCCGGCAGCCAGACCGCCACCGTCGGCACCGCGAAGAGCCTGCAGATCTCGGCCACCGACAGCGCCGGGGCCGCGCTCACCTACAGCGCGAGCGGCCTGCCCACGGGGCTCGGCATCAACGCCTCGACCGGCCTGATCTCCGGCACCCCCACGGCCGCGGGCACCTACCAGACCACCGTCACCGCCACCGACGGCACCGGCGCCTCCGGCTCCGCGTCCTTCGGCTGGACCGTCTCCCCGGCCGGCGGCGGCACCTGCACCACGGCCCAGCTGCTCGGCAACCCGGACTTCGAGTCCGGCAGCACCTCGTGGACGTCGTCCAGCGGCGTCATCACCAGCGACAGCGGCGAGGCCGCCCACGGCGGCACGTACAAGGCCTGGCTGGACGGCTACGGCTCCACCCACACCGACACGCTCTCCCAGACGGTGAGCGTCCCGAGCGGCTGCCGTGCCACGCTGACCTTCTGGCTGCACGTCGACACCGCCGAGACGACCACCACCACCGCCTACGACAAGCTGACCCTGACCGCCGGGTCCACCACGCTGGCGACCTGGTCCAACCTCGACAAGGGCACCGGGTACACCCAGAAGACCTTCGACCTGTCCTCCTTCGCCGGCTCCAGCGTCACCCTGAAGTTCACCGGCAGCGAGGACTCCTCCCTCCAGACCGGCTTCGTGGTCGACGACACCGCCCTGACCGCGGCCTGA
- a CDS encoding MerR family transcriptional regulator, translated as MRIGELAALAGVTTRTVRHYHRIGLLPEPARRINGYRDYGLRDAVELTRIRRLTELGLGLDEVRDVLADDAGKELHEVLAELDADLARQEEAIRSRRTRLAELLAQAEAGGGLPAQAPVSPELAALFAEMARASAQLPGPEPAMAVKERELLALLDTAATPEARGWLTGLLRSMGSDPGAMRRAYEVYARMDELAGAAVDDPRVAEVARAIADSVPDEVAASIDAAGEDGAAQSGAEGGFAAAFFDDHAPAQAEAVRQAIRLLRERAR; from the coding sequence ATGCGCATCGGAGAACTCGCCGCCCTCGCCGGGGTCACCACCCGCACCGTGCGGCACTACCACCGCATCGGGCTGCTGCCCGAGCCCGCGCGCCGGATCAACGGCTACCGCGACTACGGCCTGCGCGACGCCGTCGAGCTCACCCGCATCCGGCGCCTGACGGAGCTCGGCCTCGGTCTCGACGAGGTCAGGGACGTGCTCGCGGACGACGCGGGCAAGGAGCTGCACGAGGTGCTGGCGGAGCTTGACGCGGACCTCGCCCGGCAGGAGGAGGCCATCCGGTCGCGCCGGACCCGCCTCGCCGAACTCCTCGCGCAGGCCGAAGCCGGCGGCGGACTGCCCGCGCAGGCGCCCGTCTCCCCGGAACTGGCGGCGCTCTTCGCCGAGATGGCCCGGGCCTCGGCACAGCTGCCGGGGCCCGAGCCCGCGATGGCCGTGAAGGAGCGCGAGTTGCTCGCGCTGCTGGACACGGCGGCCACCCCCGAGGCCCGGGGCTGGCTCACCGGCCTGCTGCGCTCCATGGGCTCCGATCCGGGCGCGATGCGCCGCGCCTACGAGGTGTACGCGCGGATGGACGAACTGGCCGGGGCGGCCGTGGACGACCCCCGGGTCGCGGAGGTGGCCCGGGCGATCGCCGACTCCGTCCCGGACGAGGTCGCCGCCTCGATCGACGCCGCCGGTGAGGACGGCGCGGCGCAGTCCGGTGCGGAGGGCGGCTTCGCCGCCGCGTTCTTCGACGACCACGCGCCCGCCCAGGCCGAGGCCGTACGGCAGGCGATCCGGCTGCTGCGCGAGCGTGCCCGGTGA
- a CDS encoding putative protein N(5)-glutamine methyltransferase → MSSASPAPSGSSPSGLPPAGASSSGSSSSALPSPASLAPVVSVLRAAGCVFAEDEARLLVSAARTPDELAALVERRVAGLPLEHVLGWAEFCGLRIAVGPGVFVPRRRTEFLAREAVALGRASGRPGAVVVDLCCGSGAVGAVLAATLDRPVLHAVDIDPAAVACARRNLAAADGRVHVHEGDLYTPLPAELRGRVDVLVANVPYVPSGAVALLPPEARDHEPRVALDGGADGLDVLRRVAAAAPAWLAPGGRLLFETGEEQAPAAVAAVAQAGLEARVAVSEELYATVVIASAPVA, encoded by the coding sequence ATGTCCTCCGCTTCACCCGCTCCTTCCGGCTCGTCTCCCTCCGGTCTTCCTCCCGCCGGTGCCTCGTCCTCCGGCTCCTCCTCTTCCGCCCTCCCGTCCCCCGCGTCCCTCGCGCCGGTCGTGTCCGTGCTCCGGGCGGCCGGCTGCGTGTTCGCCGAGGACGAGGCCCGGCTGCTCGTCTCCGCCGCCCGGACACCCGACGAGCTCGCCGCCCTGGTGGAGCGCCGGGTGGCCGGCCTCCCGCTCGAACACGTGCTGGGCTGGGCCGAGTTCTGCGGTCTGCGGATCGCCGTCGGCCCGGGGGTCTTCGTCCCGCGCCGCCGTACGGAGTTCCTCGCCCGCGAGGCCGTCGCGCTCGGGCGCGCCTCGGGCCGGCCCGGCGCCGTCGTCGTCGACCTGTGCTGCGGCTCCGGCGCGGTGGGCGCCGTCCTGGCCGCCACGCTCGACCGGCCCGTGCTGCACGCGGTCGACATCGACCCGGCGGCGGTGGCCTGCGCCCGCCGCAACCTCGCCGCGGCGGACGGCCGCGTCCACGTCCACGAGGGCGACCTCTACACCCCCCTTCCCGCGGAGCTGCGCGGCCGCGTCGACGTCCTGGTCGCGAACGTGCCCTACGTCCCCAGCGGCGCCGTCGCCCTCCTCCCCCCGGAGGCCCGTGACCACGAGCCCCGCGTCGCCCTCGACGGCGGGGCCGACGGCCTCGACGTCCTCCGCCGGGTCGCCGCCGCGGCGCCCGCGTGGCTCGCGCCGGGCGGCCGGCTCCTCTTCGAGACCGGCGAGGAGCAGGCCCCGGCCGCCGTCGCCGCGGTCGCCCAGGCCGGGCTGGAGGCGCGGGTGGCCGTGTCGGAGGAGCTGTACGCGACGGTCGTGATCGCCTCGGCCCCCGTGGCGTAG
- a CDS encoding transglycosylase SLT domain-containing protein: MQISAMSKLNRVAKAKKISLGCAAAGVAVVAGGVAMAPTASAAPMAQSGSVNTWINESLKVMRANGIPGTYNGIYKNLMRESSGNPSAINGWDSNAAKGIPSKGLMQVIDPTFKAYHVPGTSWNIYDPVANITAACNYAAHVYGTIDNVNSAY; the protein is encoded by the coding sequence ATGCAGATCTCCGCTATGTCGAAGCTCAACCGCGTCGCCAAGGCCAAGAAGATCTCCCTCGGCTGCGCCGCTGCCGGCGTCGCCGTCGTCGCCGGTGGCGTGGCCATGGCCCCCACCGCCTCCGCCGCCCCCATGGCGCAGTCGGGCTCCGTCAACACGTGGATCAACGAGTCCCTGAAGGTGATGCGCGCCAACGGCATCCCGGGCACTTACAACGGGATCTACAAGAACCTGATGCGTGAGTCCTCCGGCAACCCGAGCGCCATCAACGGCTGGGACTCGAATGCGGCCAAGGGAATTCCCTCGAAGGGTCTGATGCAGGTGATCGACCCGACCTTCAAGGCCTACCACGTCCCCGGCACCTCGTGGAACATCTACGACCCGGTCGCCAACATCACCGCCGCCTGCAACTACGCGGCCCACGTCTACGGCACGATCGACAACGTCAACTCGGCGTACTGA
- a CDS encoding maleylpyruvate isomerase family mycothiol-dependent enzyme has translation MTVAPDRPAEAEALHAAAEDIAALLRACPDTSVPIPGAEWTVGEAAAHLVLAGELMAALAEGREQPYGDGTPGSLAAANAASLAAFPERDGPILADGIVRHARAFTDAAATRAPGMPVVTPLGPMDLATLGSYLLTHLLGHGYDIAVALRRPHMIDRERVARCMPFLKAAMPRVVDARAAAGFSACYALRVPGITRFAVTFTDGAAELADEPPRRPDCTITTEPVTFFLIALGRRGATAAMARGKIAAWGRRPWLAPRFPTLFTAP, from the coding sequence ATGACCGTCGCCCCTGACCGCCCGGCCGAGGCCGAGGCCCTGCACGCCGCCGCCGAGGACATAGCCGCCCTGCTCCGCGCGTGCCCGGACACCTCGGTGCCGATCCCCGGTGCCGAGTGGACGGTCGGGGAGGCCGCGGCGCACCTGGTGCTCGCAGGCGAACTCATGGCCGCCCTGGCCGAGGGCCGCGAGCAGCCGTACGGCGACGGCACCCCCGGCAGCCTCGCCGCCGCGAACGCCGCGTCCCTGGCCGCCTTCCCCGAACGCGACGGCCCGATCCTGGCCGACGGGATCGTGCGGCACGCCCGCGCGTTCACCGACGCGGCCGCGACCCGCGCGCCCGGCATGCCGGTGGTCACCCCGCTCGGCCCCATGGACCTGGCCACGCTCGGCTCGTACCTGCTCACCCACCTGCTCGGCCACGGCTACGACATCGCGGTCGCCCTGCGCCGTCCCCACATGATCGACCGTGAGCGCGTCGCCCGCTGCATGCCCTTCCTCAAGGCGGCCATGCCCCGGGTCGTCGACGCGCGGGCGGCGGCGGGATTCTCCGCCTGCTACGCGCTGCGCGTCCCCGGGATCACGCGCTTCGCCGTGACGTTCACCGACGGTGCGGCCGAGCTCGCGGACGAGCCGCCGCGCCGCCCCGACTGCACCATCACCACCGAGCCGGTCACCTTCTTCCTGATCGCGCTCGGCCGCCGGGGCGCCACCGCCGCCATGGCCCGCGGCAAGATCGCCGCCTGGGGCCGCCGCCCCTGGCTCGCCCCCCGCTTCCCCACCCTCTTCACCGCGCCCTAG
- a CDS encoding histidine phosphatase family protein, whose protein sequence is MAVELIYETHATTTDNEAGIATGRLPGLLSERGRRQARELGERRRGQDIAAVYTSDLHRAVETAALAFPDGRPPVHRDPRLRECDYGALNGRPAGLVAAERLRRVDEPFPGGGQSYRQVLAATDALLYDLARRWDGRRVLLIAHSANRWALACLLGGVPLTESVRAPFVWQPGWTYTLPGDWPGPGRGES, encoded by the coding sequence ATGGCTGTGGAGCTGATCTACGAGACGCACGCCACAACCACCGACAACGAGGCGGGCATCGCCACCGGCCGGCTGCCCGGCCTGCTGTCGGAGCGCGGCCGCCGGCAGGCGAGGGAGCTGGGCGAACGCCGCCGCGGCCAGGACATCGCGGCGGTGTACACCTCCGACCTGCACCGTGCCGTGGAGACCGCGGCCCTCGCCTTCCCCGACGGGCGGCCGCCGGTCCACCGGGACCCCCGGCTGCGCGAGTGCGACTACGGCGCGCTGAACGGACGCCCGGCCGGCCTCGTCGCGGCCGAGCGCCTGCGGCGCGTCGACGAGCCGTTCCCCGGCGGCGGCCAGAGCTACCGGCAGGTGCTCGCCGCCACCGACGCGCTCCTGTACGACCTGGCCCGGCGGTGGGACGGCCGGCGCGTCCTGCTGATCGCCCACTCCGCCAACCGCTGGGCCCTGGCCTGCCTGCTGGGCGGAGTCCCCCTGACGGAGAGCGTCCGGGCGCCCTTCGTCTGGCAGCCGGGCTGGACGTACACCCTCCCCGGCGACTGGCCGGGACCGGGACGCGGTGAAAGCTAG
- a CDS encoding helix-turn-helix domain-containing protein translates to MHRVVVLALDGVYPFELGIPNRVFGSAGDRYEVLTCTVDGRPVRTDSDFSVAVENGPEVLATADTIVIPPYDQSRITAELPAPVAAALGAIRPGTRIVSICTAAFALAAAGLLDGRPATTHWALAERFRRMFPGVALDADVLFVDDGDVLTSAGAASGVDVCLHLVREDHGSAVANFVARCCVVPPWRDGGQAQYIDQPVPETADAGTAATRQWALEHLDLPLTLNDLADHARMSLRTFARRFRDEVGTSPGKWLIQQRVARARHLLESSDLPVDRIAGEVGFATATSLRQHLHAAIGVSPLAYRRTFRATATL, encoded by the coding sequence ATGCATCGTGTGGTCGTCCTCGCCCTTGACGGCGTCTACCCCTTCGAGCTGGGCATCCCCAACCGTGTCTTCGGCTCCGCCGGGGACCGCTACGAGGTGCTGACCTGCACCGTCGACGGGCGCCCCGTGCGCACGGACTCCGACTTCTCGGTCGCCGTCGAGAACGGCCCCGAGGTGCTGGCCACCGCCGACACCATCGTGATCCCGCCGTACGACCAGTCGCGGATCACCGCGGAGCTCCCCGCCCCGGTCGCGGCCGCGCTCGGCGCGATCCGGCCGGGCACCCGCATCGTCTCCATCTGCACGGCGGCCTTCGCGCTCGCCGCCGCGGGTCTCCTCGACGGCCGCCCCGCCACCACCCACTGGGCGCTGGCCGAACGCTTCCGGCGGATGTTCCCCGGTGTGGCGCTCGACGCGGACGTGCTCTTCGTCGACGACGGCGACGTCCTCACCTCCGCCGGGGCCGCGTCCGGCGTGGACGTCTGCCTGCACCTGGTGCGCGAGGACCACGGCAGCGCGGTGGCCAACTTCGTGGCCCGCTGCTGCGTGGTGCCGCCCTGGCGGGACGGCGGCCAGGCCCAGTACATCGACCAGCCCGTGCCGGAGACCGCGGACGCCGGCACCGCGGCGACGCGGCAGTGGGCGCTGGAGCACCTCGACCTGCCGCTCACCCTGAACGACCTCGCGGACCACGCGCGGATGAGCCTGCGGACCTTCGCCCGGCGCTTCCGGGACGAGGTCGGCACGAGCCCGGGCAAGTGGCTCATCCAGCAGCGGGTCGCCCGGGCCCGCCACCTGCTGGAGTCCAGCGACCTCCCGGTCGACCGCATCGCCGGCGAGGTGGGCTTCGCCACCGCGACGTCCCTGCGGCAGCACCTGCACGCCGCCATCGGCGTCTCCCCCCTGGCCTACCGGCGCACCTTCCGGGCCACCGCCACCCTCTGA